Below is a genomic region from Persicimonas caeni.
CCGGGTGGGCAAAATCGGAGATGACCTTCGCCTCGCGAAAGAAGCGCTGGATGACCATCTCGTCGTCGCAGATCTCGGAGTGCAGCACCTTGACGGCCACGCTGCGTCCCACCGACAACTGCACCCCTTGATAGACCTTGCCCATGCCGCCTTCGCCGAGCACGCGCTCGAGCCGAAAGCGCCCGTCGAGCAACTCGCCGAGCAGCGGGTCGTCGTCGGCGTCGCGCAGCCGGTAGGTGTACAGCGAATGGCCGTCCTCGGGGCATACCTCCATTGACGCGGCGTACTCCTCACCGCATTCAGGGCAATATGCTTTCGAGTTGTCCTGCTGACCTGCCATCGTCTGTCGTGGTCACAGTCGTTGAAAATCACCGGTATAAAACTGCTTGAAGCGGGAGTGTATGGGTGAGGACGGTAGGCTGTCTATTGCTTTTTGCCGGGTGCGCGTTGGCTCTACAGAGAAAATTTCTGAAAAATCTGGTGATCCAAAATCGGAGCTGGCTCGTACTTCCTGTGACGGATGAATGAATGGTTTTTTGCAGTCACGGTACGAGTCGTATGAATAGTTTGGGTCACTGGTGGCGCGCCTCGAGCGCCCACTACGAGTATTCGCCGAGTCATCGCTTCTTAGAGATCTTGGCCATCGCCGCAGCCATCGCCTTGATGGTGGTGATGTCGTGGAGGTTGTTGGCGGCGCTCGCGAGCACCGCCAGCCTGCTCAGTTGGGCCTGTGCGCTCGGCGCGGGGCTGGTTGGCTACGTCGCCGCCGACTTCGTCTCGGGGATGGTGCACTGGCTGGCCGACCGCTTCGGCACGCCGGACACACCGGTCTTGGGCGAAGCGTTCATCCGCCCCTTTCGCGAGCACCACGATTTTCCCAAAAGGATCACCCACCACGACTTCGTGGAGGTCAACGGTAACAACAGCCTGGTGCTGCTGCTCGTGTTGGCGCCGGCCGCCTGGATGCTCCCGGCTCAACTCGACGCGGCGTGGCTCGCCTTCGGGTCGTTCTTCGTGAGCTTCCCGCTGGCGATCTTCATGACCAACCAGTTCCACAAGTGGGCGCATATGGACGAGGTGCCGGCGGTGGTGGCGTGGATGCAGCGGCGCGGTCTGATCTTGTCGCCTCGAGCCCACGACCGCCACCACACCGCGCCGTTCGAGACCGACTACTGCATCACCAGCGGCTGGCTCAACCCGCTGCTCGAGCGCTTCCAACTCTTTGCGCGCTGCGAGCGGTTCTTGAGGCGACGGCCGCCGCAGCAGACGCCGGCGGAGCATCACGAGCCGGCCTGCCCGCCGCCGTCCGTCTGAGTCGGCGAGGCTTGAGCGCCCACACCTCGATTGCTACATTCGCCCGACGTGCGATTGTGTTCGAAGTGATGTGCCGTTTATGGCTCGAGACGTGGACGATCAGGGGTTGGTCGAGGCTATCGCCGCAGGCGACCGCGAGGCGCTCGGCGAGTTGTACGACCGTTATGCTTCGGCCCTGATGGCGCTGGGGATGCGCCGCCTCGGTGACCGCGAGGAGGTCGAGGACGTGCTCCACGACGTCTTCTTGGAGGTGTGGCGTCGCGCCGACACCTACGAGTCGAGCCGCGGGACGGTGCAGACGTGGCTGATGCTGCGCATGCGAAGCCGCACCCTCGACCGCGCCCGCACCGTGCGGCGCAATCGGCTCGACTCCCTGGACGACGTCGACACCGACTCGCCCGATTGGCGCGCGCCCGAGGACCCGGCGAGTGACGCCGAGCACGCGCGGCTGCGCCAGGTCATCGACGAGTTGCCCGCGCGGCTGCGTCAGGTCCTCGGGTTGACGTATTTTCGCGGGCACACGTGCCGAGAGGCTTCCGAGCTGCTCGACATCCCACTGGGCACGGTCAAATCACGGCTGGCTGCGGCGCGCGAACGGCTCGAAGCGCTGCTCGGCGCCCACCAAGGAGGCTCGACATGACCGAGCACCTCGACAAAACAGGGCACATCGACTCGATGCTCGATGACTGGCTCGCGGGGGCGCTCGACGAGGCTGAAGAAGCCGCGCTGGAGGCCCACGCCGCTCAGTGTACGCGCTGCGCCCGAGCTCTCGAGCGCGCCCGGCAGCATTTCGTCGAGCTCGCCGCGGCGCTCGACCCCGTCGAGCCGTCGGCCGGCCTGCGAGACGACTTACTCGCCGCCGCGACGCCCGAGGCGCGCTTCGCCGATCTGGCCGACGAGGTCGCCGAGATCATCGATCTGTCCACCGAACGCGCCCTGAGGCTTTTGGGCCGCGTCGACGAGGCGAGCCATTGGGAGGAGGGGCCGTTTCCGGGCCTCGAGCTCTTCCACATCGACGGCGGTCCTTCGGTCGACGAGGCCATCGTCGGCTTCGTGCGCATGACGCCGGGCATGGCCTTTCCCCACCACTCCCACCGGGGCGCCGAGACCACCTTGGTCTTGCAAGGCGGGCTGCGCGACGCCGATGGCACCGTCTACCGCCGCGGCGAGGTCGTCGAGCACGGCTCGGGGACGAGCCACGCCTTTGCCGCCCTCGACGACGCCCCTGCGCTCATCTACCTGGTCGTCGCCCACCACGGCATCGACGTCGGCGACACCCACTTCGGCCCGAACGACCCGGCGTTGTAAACTCGTCGGGAGGGGTTTAGGAGTCCCTCTCCTCCCCCTGTGGAGTAGGCGTACTCGACGGAGTAGGCGTACCCAACCCACCGACATGCATGTCAGCGCCCGCGGGGGAGGGCGTGCACTGTTGGTTCGACACTTGCAAAGTGCCTGTGCGACACTGGTCCGCAGCACTCTCACTAAGGTCGAACCATGATTCCTCTGATTGTTATTGGCATTGGCATCGTCATGATCGCCGTCGAATTGGCCAGCCCGGCGCGCGAGTGGCCCGACGTGGCCGGCTGGTGGGGCCGGGCGATTTTATTCAACGGCATTCAGGTCGCCGCGGTCTATTTTGCCGGCGTGGCCTGGGACGGCTGGATGGCCGATCACAGGCTCTGGTCGCTCGACTCGCTGGGGCCGACCCTCGGTGGACTGGTCGGCTACCTGGTGCTGACCTTCGTGTACTACTGGTGGCACCGCGCGCGCCACGAGTCGCAGTTTTTGTGGAACTGGCTCCACCAGCTCCACCACAGCCCGCGGCGCCTCGAAATCATCACCTCGTTTTACAAGCACCCCATCGAGATCGTGACCAACGCGCTGATCTCGAGCGCGGTGGTCTACCTGCTCGTGGGCTTGAGCCCCACCCAAGCCGCCTACGCGACGCTCTTGAGCGGGCTGGCCGAGTTCTTCTACCACTGGAACGTCAAAACCCCGCACTGGGTCGGCTACATCATGCAGCGCCCCGAGAGCCACTGCGTGCACCACCAGCGCGGGCTGCACCGGTACAACTACGGCGACTTGCCGCTGTGGGACATGCTCTTCGGCACCTTCCACAACCCCAAAAATTGGGACGACGACTGCGGCTTCGAGGCCGACGAGGAGCTCCAGGTCATGGACATGCTCGCCGGGCGTGACGTGCAGAAGAAACCGTTCGTGGGCGAGGGAGGTGCCGAATGAGTCGCCTCGACTACCGTGCACTGGCGCTCCTGGTGCTGGGCCTGGCCCAGATGGTCGGCGCCCTGTTGGGCATCGGCCCGCTCAAGGGCCTGGCGGCGGCCACCGTCGCCTCGCCCGCGCCCAAGGTCTTCTCGGCGGCCAAGGGCCTGGAGACCTACTCGACCGAGTTCTTTTTGGAGTGGCGAAGCGTCGACGGCGAGGAGCACGTCATGGCGCTGACGCCCCAGGTCTACCCGAAGCTGCAGGGCCCGTATAACCGGCGCAATATCTACGGCGCGATCCTCGCCTTCGGCCCGGTGCTCTACACCGAGGCGCCGGCGCGGCCGATGTTCGACGCGGCCAGCGAGTTCGCCCTGTGCGGCGAGGCGCCGGTGTTGCGCGAGCTCGGCATCGACCCGGCGACCGTCGACGGCGGCGTGAGCGTGCGCTACGTGCCGCGCGACGGGCTCGACCTGGGAGAACTCCCCACGCTCATCGAGGTGCCCTGCTCATGAGTACGAAAACACAGCGAAACAAACCGGACAATTTCGGCCGCGACCTCATGCGCCTTCGCGCCCCGCACGGATGGACCGGCGGCCAATACAGCGTCTACCGGGCCATCCTGGGCGTCTACCTGTGCGTGCACTTCGTGCATCTGATCCCGTGGGGCGCCGAGATGTTCTCGAACGAGGGCGTCCTGGCCGACGCGGCCACAAGCCCTCTGGCGTTCGTCTTCCCGAACGTCTTGAGCTTCTTCGACCCGCCCTGGTTCGTCACCGGCCTGCTCGTGGCGGCCGCGGTCGGAAGCCTCGCCTTCGCCGCCGGCTTCAAGGACCGCCTCGTAGCGGTCGGCCTGTGGTACGTGTGGGCGTGCCTGTTCGGCAGAAACCCGCTCATCAGCAACCCGAGCCTGGCCTTCGTCGGCTGGATGCTACTGTTGCACGCAGCCACCCCCGGCAAGCCCTTCGGCGCCTGGGACGCCCGCGGGCGCACCGACCCGCAGGGCGGCTGGAAGTTGCCGCGCTCGTATTTTTCGGCCGCCTGGATTCTGATGGCCGTCGGCTACACCTACAGCGGCTACACCAAGCTCATCAGCCCGTCGTGGCAAGACGGCACCGCCCTGGCCGAGGTGCTCGAGAGCCCGCTCGCCCGCGACACGGCCCTGCGTGAGTTCCTACTCGGCCTGCCCGACGTGCTCTTGCAGGCGGCCACCTACAGCACGCTCGCCCTCGAGCTCTTCGCGCTGCCGCTGGCGCTGGTCGGCCGGCTGCGCCCCTGGCTGTGGCTGTCGCTCGTCGGCCTGCACCTGGGCATCTTGTCGACGGTGGCCTTCGCCGACCTGACCGTGGGGATGCTCACCGTCCACCTGCTCACCTTCAACCCCGCCTGGATAGGCAAGCTTCGCGACGGCGCGCTCGACCACGTCTTCTACGACGGAAGCTGCGGGCTGTGCCAACGCACCGTCCGGTTTCTGCTCGCCGAAGACCCCGCCGAGCCGTACGCGTTTCGGTTCGCACCTCTCGCCAGCGACGCCTTCGCTCGTCGCCTGGGTGAGGCCGCCCCCGAGCGCAGTGTTTCCGAGATGCCCGACAGCGTCATCGTCATCACCGAGCGCGGCGAGGTGTTGGAGCGCTCCGAGGCGATCCTGTACCTCGGCAAGCGCCTGGGCGGGCTGTGGCGCGTGCTCGCCACGGCCGCCTCGTGGGTGCCGCGCGGGGTGCGCGACCGCGTCTACGACGGCGTGGCGGCGATCCGCCACAAGCTC
It encodes:
- a CDS encoding DCC1-like thiol-disulfide oxidoreductase family protein, which produces MSTKTQRNKPDNFGRDLMRLRAPHGWTGGQYSVYRAILGVYLCVHFVHLIPWGAEMFSNEGVLADAATSPLAFVFPNVLSFFDPPWFVTGLLVAAAVGSLAFAAGFKDRLVAVGLWYVWACLFGRNPLISNPSLAFVGWMLLLHAATPGKPFGAWDARGRTDPQGGWKLPRSYFSAAWILMAVGYTYSGYTKLISPSWQDGTALAEVLESPLARDTALREFLLGLPDVLLQAATYSTLALELFALPLALVGRLRPWLWLSLVGLHLGILSTVAFADLTVGMLTVHLLTFNPAWIGKLRDGALDHVFYDGSCGLCQRTVRFLLAEDPAEPYAFRFAPLASDAFARRLGEAAPERSVSEMPDSVIVITERGEVLERSEAILYLGKRLGGLWRVLATAASWVPRGVRDRVYDGVAAIRHKLFERPKEACPMMPPEVRGRFDW
- a CDS encoding sterol desaturase family protein, whose amino-acid sequence is MIPLIVIGIGIVMIAVELASPAREWPDVAGWWGRAILFNGIQVAAVYFAGVAWDGWMADHRLWSLDSLGPTLGGLVGYLVLTFVYYWWHRARHESQFLWNWLHQLHHSPRRLEIITSFYKHPIEIVTNALISSAVVYLLVGLSPTQAAYATLLSGLAEFFYHWNVKTPHWVGYIMQRPESHCVHHQRGLHRYNYGDLPLWDMLFGTFHNPKNWDDDCGFEADEELQVMDMLAGRDVQKKPFVGEGGAE
- a CDS encoding dimethylsulfonioproprionate lyase family protein, with protein sequence MTEHLDKTGHIDSMLDDWLAGALDEAEEAALEAHAAQCTRCARALERARQHFVELAAALDPVEPSAGLRDDLLAAATPEARFADLADEVAEIIDLSTERALRLLGRVDEASHWEEGPFPGLELFHIDGGPSVDEAIVGFVRMTPGMAFPHHSHRGAETTLVLQGGLRDADGTVYRRGEVVEHGSGTSHAFAALDDAPALIYLVVAHHGIDVGDTHFGPNDPAL
- a CDS encoding fatty acid desaturase CarF family protein, giving the protein MNSLGHWWRASSAHYEYSPSHRFLEILAIAAAIALMVVMSWRLLAALASTASLLSWACALGAGLVGYVAADFVSGMVHWLADRFGTPDTPVLGEAFIRPFREHHDFPKRITHHDFVEVNGNNSLVLLLVLAPAAWMLPAQLDAAWLAFGSFFVSFPLAIFMTNQFHKWAHMDEVPAVVAWMQRRGLILSPRAHDRHHTAPFETDYCITSGWLNPLLERFQLFARCERFLRRRPPQQTPAEHHEPACPPPSV
- a CDS encoding RNA polymerase sigma factor; translated protein: MARDVDDQGLVEAIAAGDREALGELYDRYASALMALGMRRLGDREEVEDVLHDVFLEVWRRADTYESSRGTVQTWLMLRMRSRTLDRARTVRRNRLDSLDDVDTDSPDWRAPEDPASDAEHARLRQVIDELPARLRQVLGLTYFRGHTCREASELLDIPLGTVKSRLAAARERLEALLGAHQGGST